Proteins from a genomic interval of Cupriavidus sp. P-10:
- a CDS encoding ankyrin repeat domain-containing protein: protein MFKTKKDKLFEAAIEGDRDEILRIMEEGGFDANVKSSLWRGTPILAYAILNQDHVLAQHLIDKGANVRAVVDGMPLLHMAKDAKSVHMLIEGGATVMARMEKEYPGLSKGATALHKAALNDNHEVLKALIDFGAEIDARDSYGHTPLHFAASRSILNSKALVMAGADPDAESKSGVTPSALIMRTFGFAKSADAWLRERAAALTTSALARFRAGGDGVEHATHSKPSAPRM from the coding sequence ATGTTCAAGACAAAGAAGGATAAGCTGTTCGAGGCGGCAATCGAAGGCGACCGTGACGAGATTCTCCGGATCATGGAGGAGGGCGGGTTCGATGCGAACGTCAAAAGTTCACTCTGGCGCGGCACGCCGATCCTGGCCTATGCCATCCTGAATCAGGACCATGTTCTGGCTCAGCATCTCATCGATAAGGGGGCCAACGTTCGGGCGGTGGTAGATGGCATGCCGTTGCTCCATATGGCAAAGGATGCGAAGAGCGTCCATATGCTGATCGAGGGCGGCGCTACGGTGATGGCTCGCATGGAGAAGGAATACCCGGGCCTGTCCAAGGGAGCAACAGCGCTGCACAAGGCTGCTCTGAACGACAACCACGAGGTTCTCAAGGCGCTCATCGATTTCGGGGCAGAGATCGATGCTCGCGACTCCTATGGGCACACACCGCTGCATTTTGCGGCGAGCAGGAGCATCCTGAACTCGAAGGCCCTAGTAATGGCTGGTGCTGATCCGGATGCAGAGAGCAAGAGCGGGGTGACGCCATCCGCTCTGATCATGCGAACGTTCGGTTTCGCCAAGTCGGCGGATGCTTGGCTGCGCGAGCGGGCCGCGGCGCTCACTACATCGGCGCTGGCGCGCTTCCGAGCCGGTGGGGATGGTGTCGAGCATGCCACCCACTCCAAGCCATCGGCTCCCCGCATGTGA
- a CDS encoding GNAT family N-acetyltransferase has protein sequence MAQPIQIHSIHRGTHHGQDDYTVVASIGDVRVGHLDYSCYQGVPSIAFIEVSPDHRRRGIATALAQALQAAHPQQEIEFGMLTADGAAWRHSLPMVAIPDKVVAEANAELELARREREALLSKVKLGERANFDRINVLHDRIDEIEQEVFGKSAVKQLIAITNDESNMENKEAMTRGDMLQAAALQLEPLRAKLFTAHLDASFEQPGERVQLERHFNAEAGYSDDDVARIRSLKVGESWTCPDYGPSHTVTRLPDAEIPEDKSEYIRKYLWPITPGDAKEAQHVLDGFESRARVEAGIVRWLSNRQVPPQPVLDLWKFAGKPFEIERSAKARDTEISDFLAQYRAINAGRKPSQEQFSEMRSVFGQAAQPMNVVTGDQYDLEREQIVQRPRMKP, from the coding sequence ATGGCGCAGCCGATCCAGATCCACTCGATTCACCGCGGCACGCATCACGGCCAGGACGACTACACGGTAGTCGCAAGTATCGGCGATGTGCGTGTCGGCCATCTTGACTACTCCTGTTATCAGGGCGTTCCGAGCATCGCATTCATCGAAGTGTCTCCCGATCATCGACGGCGCGGGATTGCGACGGCACTTGCACAAGCACTGCAAGCGGCGCACCCACAGCAGGAAATCGAGTTTGGGATGCTCACTGCAGATGGGGCGGCCTGGCGGCACTCCCTCCCAATGGTTGCGATCCCCGATAAAGTTGTCGCCGAGGCTAATGCGGAGCTGGAGCTTGCCAGGCGGGAGCGCGAAGCGCTGCTCAGCAAGGTCAAGCTAGGTGAGCGCGCCAATTTCGACCGCATTAATGTTCTGCACGACCGCATCGATGAGATCGAGCAGGAAGTGTTTGGTAAGAGCGCCGTCAAGCAGCTCATTGCAATCACCAATGACGAATCGAACATGGAAAACAAGGAAGCCATGACGCGCGGCGATATGTTGCAAGCAGCGGCACTCCAGTTGGAGCCGCTTCGTGCGAAGCTGTTCACCGCCCACTTGGATGCCAGTTTCGAACAGCCCGGAGAGCGGGTGCAGCTCGAGCGGCATTTCAACGCAGAGGCGGGTTACTCAGACGATGACGTTGCGCGCATCCGGTCCTTGAAAGTTGGCGAGTCATGGACATGCCCCGACTACGGCCCATCCCACACCGTCACCCGTCTGCCCGACGCGGAGATCCCAGAGGATAAGTCGGAATACATCCGCAAGTACCTTTGGCCGATTACTCCGGGCGATGCCAAGGAAGCGCAGCATGTACTCGACGGCTTCGAGTCGCGAGCCCGAGTGGAAGCCGGCATTGTGCGTTGGCTCAGTAATCGGCAGGTGCCTCCTCAGCCCGTCCTCGATCTATGGAAGTTCGCAGGCAAGCCTTTCGAGATTGAAAGGAGCGCAAAGGCCCGCGACACCGAGATCTCAGATTTCCTCGCCCAGTATCGCGCCATTAACGCAGGGCGCAAGCCGTCCCAAGAGCAATTCTCCGAGATGCGGTCCGTCTTCGGTCAGGCTGCGCAGCCGATGAACGTTGTTACGGGCGATCAGTACGACCTGGAGCGCGAGCAGATAGTCCAGCGACCCCGGATGAAGCCTTAA
- a CDS encoding DNA topoisomerase: MRVYLTEKPDVAKHVAEFFGYERRESGAYWLKNGDAVTWMIGDMFDQGKPEDYMSESQKALRGFAQLPILPEAFKDFPDAQKRDQLRHVTTLLKRADVVVNAGDIDRQGQYIADKTIRYAGVDPSGSGKPVERVLIKALNHASLAGAFAHNAVRNNGESQFVLQRQAGDSRAKADWLVGMNGSRAVRAAVNASLKKSLSVGRVQTPTLALVVRREMEIRNFKPVAYYVPEIALPDGRVLIWSSRKEGGDMRGIDGEGRIIDRSVAEAIVSAIQASLDGVVSRYDSIEKEQAPPLPFNLAKLQSEMSAKHGMSAKETSTATQSLYQNHKMVSYVGTDCQYLPESMHVEAPAVLKGISQIYTKLASGSSPSIKYACWNDAKVSAHHAIIPTGEIASGLSKQEQQVFDAVARRYMAQFYPKHKFIDNKLEAEYGSDVFASSWKQATVQGWKAVDEPHDEDAKAEDSPADRATSRMRNT, from the coding sequence ATGCGCGTCTATCTGACCGAGAAGCCCGATGTCGCCAAGCATGTTGCGGAGTTCTTTGGCTACGAGCGGCGCGAATCCGGGGCCTACTGGCTCAAGAACGGTGATGCCGTGACGTGGATGATCGGCGACATGTTCGATCAGGGTAAGCCGGAGGACTATATGAGCGAGTCTCAGAAGGCGCTCCGCGGCTTTGCGCAACTGCCTATTCTGCCGGAGGCCTTCAAGGACTTTCCTGACGCGCAGAAGCGCGATCAGTTGCGACACGTCACCACCCTGCTGAAGCGAGCCGACGTCGTCGTCAACGCGGGCGATATCGACCGGCAGGGGCAGTACATCGCCGACAAGACGATTCGCTACGCCGGTGTTGACCCCAGTGGGAGTGGCAAGCCTGTTGAGCGAGTTCTGATCAAAGCGCTCAATCACGCGTCACTGGCCGGGGCATTCGCGCACAACGCCGTTCGGAACAATGGCGAGAGTCAGTTCGTCCTGCAGCGCCAGGCGGGCGATTCGCGCGCCAAGGCGGATTGGCTGGTTGGCATGAACGGCTCGCGGGCCGTGCGCGCAGCTGTCAATGCCAGCCTGAAAAAGTCACTTTCGGTGGGGCGTGTTCAGACGCCGACCCTCGCACTAGTCGTGCGGCGGGAGATGGAGATCCGAAACTTCAAGCCGGTGGCGTACTACGTGCCTGAAATTGCGCTTCCGGACGGTCGGGTCCTCATCTGGTCAAGCCGCAAGGAAGGGGGCGACATGCGCGGCATTGACGGGGAGGGGCGCATCATCGATAGGTCAGTGGCGGAAGCCATTGTCAGCGCGATCCAGGCGAGCCTGGACGGCGTCGTCAGCCGCTACGACTCAATTGAAAAGGAGCAGGCTCCGCCATTGCCTTTCAACCTGGCGAAGCTACAGTCGGAAATGTCCGCGAAGCATGGCATGTCGGCCAAGGAAACATCCACCGCCACGCAGTCCCTCTACCAGAATCACAAGATGGTGTCGTACGTGGGCACCGACTGCCAGTACCTGCCGGAGTCCATGCACGTCGAAGCCCCCGCTGTCCTGAAGGGGATTTCCCAGATCTACACGAAGCTGGCCAGCGGCAGCAGTCCCAGCATCAAGTACGCATGCTGGAACGACGCCAAGGTGTCCGCGCACCACGCGATTATCCCGACAGGTGAGATCGCATCCGGTCTATCCAAGCAGGAGCAGCAGGTCTTCGACGCGGTCGCCCGCCGCTACATGGCCCAGTTCTACCCGAAGCACAAGTTCATCGACAACAAGCTGGAAGCCGAGTACGGCTCGGACGTTTTCGCCTCATCTTGGAAGCAAGCGACGGTGCAAGGCTGGAAAGCCGTTGACGAGCCGCACGATGAAGACGCCAAGGCGGAGGACTCGCCAGCAGATCGCGCGACTTCGCGCATGCGCAATACCTGA